From Tiliqua scincoides isolate rTilSci1 chromosome 2, rTilSci1.hap2, whole genome shotgun sequence, the proteins below share one genomic window:
- the LOC136638790 gene encoding exendin-4-like, producing MRNLTWLCVMGLLVVTLLPGSWQMAVESGSHLDDYTNDLEVHNRIKRHGEGSYTSDVANNQEQLAIERFLNQLKNGQAPR from the exons ATGAGAAACCTTACGTGGCTCTGTGTTATGGGACTGCTTGTTGTAACTTTACTCCCTGGTAGTTGGCAAATGGCTGTTGAATCTGG ATCGCATTTGGATGACTACACAAATGACTTGGAAGTTCACAACAGGATTAAACGACATGGTGAGGGGTCATATACCAGTGACGTGGCTAACAATCAGGAACAGTTGGCAATAGAAAGATTTCTTAATCAGCTGAAAAATGGTCAAGCTCCCAGGTAA